One region of Skermanella mucosa genomic DNA includes:
- a CDS encoding SDR family NAD(P)-dependent oxidoreductase: protein MTEQTPAISAFDISGRRALVTGGTSGIGAAIAAGLADAGCHVIAAGLPVADAAPDPTGPIQTVDLDVTDAQAVERLAKGLDRLDILVNAAGIIRRGAEFDLDAFEQVVDVNLTGTMRLCTACRPLLARQGGSIVNVASMLSFFGGGLVPAYSASKGGIAQLTKSLAIAWAMDGIRVNAIAPGWIATALTQGLQEDPARSEAILSRTPLKRWGTPQDLTGAVVFLCSPAAAFVTGTVLPVDGGYLIS, encoded by the coding sequence ATGACCGAACAAACGCCTGCGATTTCGGCTTTCGACATCTCCGGCCGCCGCGCGCTGGTGACGGGAGGAACCAGCGGGATCGGCGCCGCCATCGCCGCCGGGCTGGCCGACGCCGGCTGCCACGTGATCGCCGCCGGCCTGCCGGTAGCGGACGCGGCGCCCGATCCGACCGGGCCGATCCAGACGGTGGACCTGGACGTGACCGACGCGCAGGCGGTCGAGCGCCTCGCCAAGGGGTTGGACCGGCTGGATATCCTGGTCAACGCGGCCGGCATCATCCGGCGCGGCGCGGAATTCGACCTGGACGCTTTCGAGCAGGTGGTGGACGTCAACCTGACCGGGACGATGCGCCTGTGCACCGCCTGCCGTCCATTGCTGGCCCGGCAGGGCGGCAGCATCGTCAACGTCGCCTCGATGCTGAGCTTCTTCGGCGGGGGGCTGGTGCCGGCGTACAGCGCCAGCAAGGGCGGCATCGCCCAGCTGACCAAGAGCCTGGCGATCGCCTGGGCTATGGACGGCATCCGGGTCAACGCCATAGCGCCGGGCTGGATCGCGACCGCCCTGACCCAGGGCCTTCAGGAAGACCCCGCCCGGTCCGAGGCGATCCTGTCCCGCACCCCCCTGAAACGCTGGGGCACGCCGCAGGACCTGACCGGGGCGGTGGTCTTCCTGTGCTCCCCGGCGGCCGCCTTCGTCACCGGAACGGTGCTGCCGGTGGACGGCGGTTATTTGATATCCTGA
- a CDS encoding AMP-binding protein translates to MTTPGAEFLKARDFLIENREDYETAYRDFRWPEFETFNWALDYFDPMARGNQSTALWIVEEGGAETKLSFSEMAERSDRVANYLRSQGVRRGDPILLMLGNVAPLWETMLAAIKLGAVLIPSTTLLNAEDLADRIERGRVAHVIAGAEDAAKFDGLPGAYTRIAVGAAAAPEGWRRFEDAYDSPSSFEPDGPTRADDPLLLYFTSGTTAKAKLVEHSHRSYPVGHLSTLYWLGLMPGDIHLNISSPGWAKHAWSNFFAPWNAGAAVFVYTYKRFSAPGMLSVIARCGVTTLCAPPTVWRLFIQEDLKAYPVKLRDLIGAGEPLNPEVIDTVREAWGITIRDGYGQTETTAQIANPPGQPVKPGSMGRPLPGYVVKLLDADGTERPEGQVCLMLDRRPVGLMTGYRDDAARTEEIMAGGYYRTGDVAMKDEDGYLTYVGRADDVFKASDYRISPFELESALIEHEAVAEAAVVPSPDPLRLAVPKAYLVLAAGWRPDRETALAIFRHVRRHLAPYKRVRRIEFADLPKTISGKIRRVELRRAEEGRPGGAERSHLEFWEEDFPELKEQP, encoded by the coding sequence ATGACGACGCCCGGAGCGGAGTTCCTGAAAGCGCGCGATTTCCTGATCGAGAATCGCGAGGATTACGAGACCGCGTACCGCGATTTCCGTTGGCCGGAGTTCGAGACCTTCAACTGGGCGCTGGATTACTTCGATCCCATGGCGCGCGGCAACCAGTCGACCGCCCTGTGGATCGTCGAGGAAGGCGGCGCCGAGACGAAGCTGAGCTTCTCCGAGATGGCCGAGCGCTCCGACCGGGTCGCCAATTACCTGCGGTCCCAGGGCGTGCGGCGCGGCGACCCGATCCTGCTGATGCTCGGCAACGTGGCGCCCCTGTGGGAAACCATGCTGGCGGCGATCAAGCTGGGCGCCGTGCTGATCCCCAGCACCACCCTGCTGAACGCCGAGGACCTCGCCGACCGGATCGAGCGTGGCCGCGTCGCCCACGTGATCGCCGGGGCGGAAGACGCCGCCAAGTTCGACGGCCTGCCCGGCGCCTACACCAGGATCGCGGTCGGCGCCGCCGCCGCGCCGGAAGGCTGGCGCCGCTTCGAGGACGCCTACGACTCGCCATCCTCGTTCGAGCCGGACGGCCCGACCCGCGCCGACGACCCGCTGCTGCTCTATTTCACCTCCGGCACCACGGCCAAGGCCAAGCTGGTGGAGCACAGCCACCGCAGCTACCCGGTCGGCCACCTCTCGACGCTCTACTGGCTGGGGCTGATGCCCGGCGACATCCACCTGAACATCAGCTCGCCCGGCTGGGCCAAGCATGCCTGGAGCAACTTCTTCGCGCCGTGGAACGCCGGGGCGGCGGTCTTCGTCTACACCTACAAGCGCTTCTCGGCGCCCGGCATGCTGTCGGTGATCGCGCGCTGCGGGGTCACCACCCTGTGCGCGCCGCCGACGGTGTGGCGCCTGTTCATCCAGGAGGACCTGAAGGCCTACCCGGTAAAGCTGCGCGACCTGATCGGCGCCGGCGAGCCGCTCAACCCGGAGGTGATCGACACCGTGCGCGAGGCCTGGGGCATCACGATCCGCGACGGCTACGGCCAGACCGAGACGACGGCCCAGATCGCCAACCCGCCGGGCCAGCCGGTCAAGCCCGGCTCCATGGGCCGCCCGCTGCCCGGATACGTGGTGAAGCTGCTCGACGCCGATGGGACGGAACGCCCCGAAGGCCAGGTCTGCCTGATGCTCGACCGCCGGCCGGTCGGGCTGATGACGGGCTACCGCGACGATGCCGCCCGGACGGAGGAGATCATGGCCGGCGGCTACTACCGCACCGGCGACGTCGCGATGAAGGACGAGGACGGTTACCTGACCTATGTCGGCCGGGCCGACGACGTGTTCAAAGCCTCCGACTATCGGATCAGCCCCTTCGAGCTGGAGAGCGCGTTGATCGAGCACGAGGCGGTGGCCGAAGCCGCCGTGGTGCCGAGCCCCGATCCCCTGCGGCTGGCCGTTCCCAAGGCCTATCTGGTGCTGGCGGCGGGCTGGCGCCCCGACCGGGAGACCGCGCTGGCGATCTTCCGCCACGTCCGCCGGCATCTGGCGCCCTACAAGCGGGTGCGCCGGATCGAGTTCGCCGACCTGCCCAAGACCATCTCCGGCAAGATCCGCCGCGTCGAGCTGCGCCGCGCGGAGGAGGGAAGGCCGGGCGGCGCCGAACGGAGCCATCTCGAGTTCTGGGAAGAGGATTTCCCGGAGCTGAAGGAACAGCCCTGA
- a CDS encoding porin produces MKRILLTGTALASGMLFASVAQAQITVSLGGYTEFFAGFYEDDAPGRTDREFQLETEIVIRADGKADNGLLYGAKVELQNSTGGSSTSVGTDEASVYLGGTWGRLELGDFDGAADTLKIYAPVIGIEQIDGDAYDFLGAESDTGLSLGSQIAFGIHIPNSSDATKVMYLTPRFAGFQAGVSYAPESNSQGQNVVALEDVSLSYKDWIEGGINYTGAFGGFSVAAGATISTASGQGNPVIGTLEDFTAWNVGGQVGYAGFVLGGGYVEADDFNVPTGAVENDQSVWHIGVSYTAGPIAVGASYMDAEGYKGDSSTYASDYKSYGVGVAYTLAPGLVVQSDLMFVDEDVRPATAGPTFSNEGYVFVVGTRLDF; encoded by the coding sequence ATGAAGCGGATCCTTCTCACTGGAACGGCGCTGGCAAGCGGCATGCTGTTCGCGTCGGTTGCACAAGCCCAGATCACGGTCAGCCTTGGCGGCTACACGGAATTCTTCGCCGGCTTCTACGAGGACGACGCGCCGGGCCGTACCGACCGTGAGTTCCAGTTGGAGACCGAGATCGTCATCCGCGCCGACGGCAAGGCCGACAACGGCCTGCTGTACGGCGCCAAGGTCGAACTGCAGAACAGCACCGGCGGCAGTTCCACCAGCGTCGGCACCGACGAGGCGTCGGTCTATCTCGGCGGCACCTGGGGCCGGCTCGAACTCGGCGACTTCGACGGCGCCGCCGATACCCTGAAGATCTACGCCCCGGTGATCGGCATCGAGCAGATCGACGGCGACGCCTACGACTTCCTCGGAGCCGAGTCGGATACCGGCCTCTCCCTCGGCTCGCAGATCGCGTTCGGCATCCATATCCCGAACTCCAGCGACGCGACCAAGGTCATGTACCTGACCCCGCGGTTCGCGGGCTTCCAGGCCGGCGTCAGCTATGCGCCGGAGAGCAACAGCCAGGGCCAGAACGTGGTCGCCCTGGAAGACGTGAGCCTGAGCTACAAGGACTGGATCGAAGGCGGCATCAACTACACCGGCGCGTTCGGCGGATTCTCCGTCGCGGCCGGCGCCACCATCTCGACCGCCTCGGGCCAGGGCAACCCCGTCATCGGCACCCTGGAAGACTTCACCGCGTGGAACGTCGGCGGCCAGGTCGGCTATGCCGGCTTCGTCCTGGGCGGCGGCTATGTGGAAGCCGACGATTTCAACGTCCCCACGGGCGCCGTCGAGAACGACCAGTCCGTGTGGCATATCGGCGTGAGCTACACCGCCGGCCCGATCGCGGTGGGCGCCAGCTACATGGATGCCGAAGGCTACAAGGGAGATTCCTCGACCTATGCCAGCGACTACAAGTCGTACGGCGTCGGCGTCGCCTATACCCTGGCGCCGGGCCTCGTCGTGCAGTCCGACCTGATGTTCGTCGACGAGGATGTCCGCCCGGCCACCGCCGGCCCGACCTTCAGCAACGAAGGCTACGTCTTCGTCGTGGGCACCCGCCTGGACTTCTGA
- a CDS encoding heme ABC transporter permease produces the protein MHRFANPARFLRLSGIVLPWVAGATVVLTIVGLYLALFASPPDYQQGETVRIMYIHVPAAWMALFVYTNMAIAAAVGLVWKHPLADLFSKAAAPVGAGFTAVCLITGSLWGEPMWGTWWVWDARLTSVLILFFLYLGYMALVNAFDDPARGSKAGAILLLVGVVNVPIIKFSVDWWNTLHQPASVVRMGGPSIDPSMLSPLLIMGLAFTTYFITVVLLRVRSEIAARKIQMLRLTQAQG, from the coding sequence ATGCACCGCTTCGCCAATCCCGCGCGCTTTCTCCGCCTCTCCGGCATCGTCCTGCCCTGGGTGGCGGGCGCCACCGTCGTGCTGACGATCGTCGGGCTCTATCTGGCGCTGTTCGCCTCTCCGCCCGATTACCAGCAGGGCGAGACGGTCCGGATCATGTACATCCATGTCCCGGCGGCCTGGATGGCGCTGTTCGTCTATACCAACATGGCGATCGCGGCGGCCGTCGGGCTGGTCTGGAAGCATCCGCTGGCCGACCTGTTCAGCAAGGCCGCCGCCCCCGTCGGGGCCGGCTTCACGGCGGTCTGCCTGATCACTGGCAGCCTGTGGGGCGAGCCGATGTGGGGCACCTGGTGGGTGTGGGATGCCCGTCTGACCAGCGTGCTGATCCTGTTCTTCCTGTATCTGGGCTACATGGCCCTGGTGAACGCCTTCGACGACCCGGCGCGCGGCTCCAAGGCCGGCGCCATCCTGCTGCTGGTCGGCGTGGTCAACGTGCCGATCATCAAGTTCTCGGTCGACTGGTGGAACACCCTTCACCAGCCGGCCAGCGTGGTGAGGATGGGCGGCCCGAGCATCGATCCCAGCATGCTGTCGCCCCTGCTGATCATGGGCCTGGCCTTCACGACCTACTTCATCACCGTCGTCCTCCTGCGCGTCAGAAGCGAGATCGCCGCCCGCAAGATCCAGATGCTCCGCCTGACCCAGGCGCAGGGGTAG
- a CDS encoding Lrp/AsnC ligand binding domain-containing protein has protein sequence MDRIDRAILRELQQNGRISVVELAGRVNLTKTPCSERLRRLEAAGVIRRYRAELDPVALEADHVVLVQVVLRGTTADELERFNEAVRRVPEIQSCHMIAGDFDYLLKVRTRDIQHYRRLLGDTISRLPHVQQTHTYVVMETVKDDMTLPVPGG, from the coding sequence ATGGACCGGATCGACCGCGCGATCCTGCGCGAGCTTCAGCAGAACGGCCGGATATCGGTCGTGGAACTGGCCGGGCGGGTCAACCTGACCAAGACGCCCTGTTCGGAACGGCTGAGGCGGCTGGAGGCGGCCGGCGTGATCCGGCGCTACCGCGCCGAGCTGGACCCGGTGGCGCTGGAGGCGGACCACGTGGTGCTGGTCCAGGTGGTGCTGCGCGGCACGACCGCGGACGAGCTGGAGCGCTTCAACGAGGCGGTCCGCCGGGTGCCGGAGATCCAGTCCTGCCACATGATCGCCGGCGACTTCGACTATCTGCTGAAGGTGCGGACGCGCGACATCCAGCATTACCGCCGGCTGCTGGGCGACACGATCTCGCGCCTGCCCCATGTCCAGCAGACGCACACCTATGTGGTGATGGAGACGGTGAAGGACGACATGACCTTGCCGGTGCCGGGGGGCTGA
- the putA gene encoding bifunctional proline dehydrogenase/L-glutamate gamma-semialdehyde dehydrogenase PutA, protein MDQAVLRDDIDRAYFADEATVVKQRMEAIRLDHAARRRISDRAEAIVRRLRTDPTPNLMETFLAEYGLSTDEGVALMCLAEAYLRVPDAPTLDALIRDKIGGADWSKHAGETDSLLVSASTWALMLTGRIFRNDSPAGPQVAGTLRRLVQRVGEPVVRSAVAQAMKVMGQQFVLGRTIEEAIRRGEARRAKGYRFSYDMLGEAARTGPDARRYWDSYAAAIDAIARHADAKAPVHDNPGISVKLSALHPRYEATQRDRVMAELVPRLHALAIKARDANIGFNIDAEEADRLSLSLDVIERVLESPDLAGWDGFGVVVQAYSKQCLPVLRWVRALADRLDRRLAVRLVKGAYWDSEIKNSQVLGLSGYPVFTRKTSTDVSYLAGARFLLDNRDRLYPQFATHNAQTAAAVLEMAGNDGGGFEFQRLHGMGQALHDRLLEEAGRPCRIYAPVGVHKDLLAYLVRRLLENGANSSFVHQLLDEDVPPEVLVRDPIAATEAAASVPNPKIPLPPDLFDGERRNSAGWNLNNPVMAAEVEAGMAPFRTARWTAAPLVGGSVLDGEEVPVLNPADGTDRVGTVRQADREAAARALDVATAAFPAWRDRAPADRAAILDRIADLYEANSFELMAILSREAGKTRMDGVLEVREAVDFCRYYAAEARRLAAGSQGQGQGLGPFVCISPWNFPLAIFTGQVVAALVAGNTVVAKPAEQTPLVAARAVALMLEAGVPPDVLALLPGDGAVVGAALTADPRTAGVCFTGSTETAILIDRALAAHGSARAPLIAETGGLNAMIVDSTALVEHAVRDIVNSAFQSAGQRCSALRAVFVQSDIRDHLLAMLEGAAMELRVGDPWDPATDVGPVIDAESRGIIEEHCRSFEKAGRVLFRHPLQGIAEGGLFVAPTAIALDRFDALEREIFGPVLHVVPFEAHEIDRVVDAVNARGYGLTLGIHSRLDDRIEAICRRARVGNVYVNRNQIGAVVGVQPFGGEGLSGTGPKAGGPHYLARFTRPAPASMPSAASFVPPVGRDGGRGGTDPTAFAEAARLAGPDWDARTDRAVILRRAVTLLPEALRPTAEAALAAASPAFSAAEPLPGPTGESNHLALHGRGIALCLGGGLDAGRGDGSDPAGVLVAQAFLALAAGNAAALAENNPAAGPVVEALRKAGVPDGVIAAVTVADAAETLRNFPDLGVVAFEGTDAEAVPLRRALAERDGRRVPLATLAEGVERFATEWVVSIDTTASGGNASLLTLGDG, encoded by the coding sequence ATGGACCAGGCGGTGCTGCGCGACGACATCGACAGGGCCTATTTCGCCGACGAGGCCACCGTCGTTAAGCAACGGATGGAGGCGATCCGGCTGGACCACGCCGCCCGGCGCAGGATTTCCGACCGGGCCGAGGCGATCGTCCGCCGGCTGCGCACCGACCCCACGCCCAATCTGATGGAGACCTTCCTCGCCGAGTACGGCCTGTCCACGGACGAGGGCGTGGCGCTGATGTGCCTGGCCGAGGCCTACCTCCGGGTGCCCGACGCGCCGACCCTGGACGCGCTGATCCGCGACAAGATCGGCGGTGCCGACTGGTCGAAGCATGCCGGAGAGACCGACAGCCTGCTGGTCAGCGCCTCGACCTGGGCGCTGATGCTGACCGGCAGGATCTTCCGCAACGACTCCCCCGCCGGGCCGCAGGTCGCGGGCACCCTGCGCCGCCTGGTCCAGCGGGTCGGCGAGCCGGTGGTCCGCTCCGCGGTCGCCCAGGCGATGAAGGTCATGGGCCAGCAGTTCGTGCTCGGCCGGACCATCGAGGAGGCGATCCGGCGCGGCGAAGCGCGGCGCGCCAAGGGCTACCGCTTCTCCTACGACATGCTGGGGGAGGCGGCGCGGACCGGCCCGGACGCCCGGCGCTACTGGGACAGCTATGCCGCCGCGATCGACGCCATCGCGCGCCACGCCGACGCCAAGGCCCCCGTCCACGATAATCCCGGCATCTCCGTCAAGCTGTCGGCGCTCCACCCGCGCTACGAGGCCACCCAGCGCGACCGGGTCATGGCGGAGCTGGTGCCCCGCCTGCATGCCCTGGCGATCAAGGCCAGGGACGCCAACATCGGCTTCAACATCGACGCGGAGGAGGCGGATCGCCTGTCCCTGTCGCTCGACGTGATCGAGCGGGTGCTGGAATCGCCCGACCTGGCGGGCTGGGACGGTTTCGGCGTCGTGGTCCAGGCTTATTCCAAGCAGTGCCTGCCGGTCCTGCGTTGGGTCCGGGCGCTGGCCGACCGGCTCGACCGCAGGCTGGCGGTGCGGCTGGTCAAGGGCGCCTATTGGGATTCGGAGATCAAGAATTCCCAGGTGCTGGGCCTGTCCGGCTACCCGGTGTTCACCCGCAAGACCTCGACCGACGTCTCCTACCTGGCGGGCGCTCGCTTCCTGCTGGACAACCGCGACCGCCTCTATCCCCAGTTCGCCACCCACAACGCCCAGACCGCCGCCGCGGTGCTGGAGATGGCCGGCAACGACGGGGGCGGGTTCGAGTTCCAGCGGCTGCACGGCATGGGCCAGGCGCTGCACGACCGCTTGCTGGAGGAGGCTGGCCGGCCGTGCCGCATCTATGCGCCGGTCGGCGTCCACAAGGACCTGCTGGCCTATCTGGTCCGCCGGCTTCTGGAGAACGGCGCCAACTCCTCCTTCGTCCACCAGCTCCTGGACGAGGACGTGCCGCCGGAAGTGCTGGTCCGCGATCCCATCGCCGCGACCGAGGCGGCCGCCTCCGTGCCGAACCCGAAGATCCCGCTGCCGCCCGACCTGTTCGATGGCGAACGGCGCAATTCGGCCGGCTGGAACCTCAACAACCCCGTCATGGCGGCCGAGGTCGAGGCCGGGATGGCGCCGTTCCGCACGGCCCGCTGGACCGCGGCGCCCCTGGTCGGAGGCTCCGTCCTGGACGGGGAGGAGGTGCCGGTTCTGAACCCGGCCGACGGCACGGACCGGGTCGGCACCGTCCGGCAGGCCGACAGGGAAGCCGCCGCCCGCGCGCTGGACGTCGCGACCGCCGCCTTCCCGGCCTGGCGGGACCGGGCGCCGGCCGACCGCGCCGCGATCCTGGACCGCATCGCCGACCTCTACGAGGCCAACAGCTTCGAGCTGATGGCGATCCTGTCCCGCGAGGCCGGCAAGACCCGCATGGACGGCGTGCTGGAGGTGCGCGAGGCGGTGGATTTCTGCCGCTACTACGCGGCGGAAGCGCGGCGGCTGGCGGCCGGATCCCAGGGACAGGGGCAAGGCTTGGGGCCGTTCGTCTGTATCTCGCCGTGGAACTTCCCGCTGGCGATCTTCACGGGCCAGGTGGTCGCGGCCCTGGTCGCCGGCAATACCGTGGTCGCCAAGCCGGCCGAGCAGACGCCCCTGGTCGCCGCCCGGGCGGTGGCGCTGATGCTGGAGGCCGGCGTGCCGCCGGACGTCCTGGCCCTGCTGCCCGGCGACGGCGCGGTGGTCGGGGCGGCCCTGACCGCCGACCCGCGCACGGCGGGGGTCTGCTTCACCGGCTCGACCGAGACCGCCATCCTGATCGACCGGGCGCTGGCGGCCCACGGATCGGCCCGCGCGCCGCTGATCGCCGAGACCGGCGGCCTGAACGCCATGATCGTGGACAGCACCGCCCTGGTCGAGCACGCGGTCCGCGACATCGTCAACTCGGCCTTCCAGAGCGCGGGCCAGCGCTGTTCGGCCTTGCGCGCCGTGTTCGTCCAGTCCGACATCCGGGACCACCTGCTCGCCATGCTCGAAGGGGCGGCGATGGAACTGCGGGTCGGCGACCCGTGGGACCCCGCGACCGATGTCGGCCCCGTGATCGACGCGGAGTCCCGGGGCATTATCGAGGAGCATTGCCGGAGCTTCGAAAAGGCCGGGCGGGTGCTGTTCCGCCACCCGCTGCAAGGGATCGCCGAGGGCGGCCTGTTCGTCGCCCCGACGGCCATCGCCCTCGACCGGTTCGACGCGCTGGAGCGGGAGATCTTCGGCCCCGTGCTCCACGTCGTCCCGTTCGAGGCGCACGAGATCGACCGCGTAGTGGACGCCGTCAACGCGCGCGGCTACGGCCTGACCCTGGGCATCCATTCCCGCCTGGACGACCGGATCGAGGCGATCTGCCGACGCGCCCGGGTCGGCAACGTCTATGTCAACCGCAACCAGATCGGCGCCGTGGTCGGCGTCCAGCCGTTCGGCGGCGAGGGCCTGTCCGGCACCGGGCCGAAGGCCGGCGGGCCGCACTATCTGGCCCGCTTCACCCGTCCCGCCCCGGCGTCCATGCCCTCGGCCGCCTCCTTCGTCCCGCCGGTCGGCCGGGACGGGGGCAGGGGAGGAACCGATCCCACCGCCTTCGCCGAGGCCGCGCGGCTGGCCGGACCGGACTGGGACGCCCGCACCGACCGCGCCGTGATCCTGCGGCGGGCCGTCACCCTGCTGCCGGAAGCCCTGCGGCCGACGGCCGAGGCGGCGCTGGCGGCGGCCTCGCCCGCCTTCTCGGCGGCTGAACCCTTGCCCGGCCCGACCGGCGAAAGCAACCACTTGGCCCTGCACGGCCGGGGCATCGCCCTGTGCCTGGGCGGGGGCCTTGATGCGGGCCGGGGCGACGGTTCAGATCCTGCCGGCGTCCTGGTGGCCCAGGCGTTCCTGGCGCTGGCCGCCGGCAACGCGGCGGCACTGGCGGAGAACAACCCCGCGGCCGGCCCCGTGGTCGAGGCCCTGCGCAAGGCCGGCGTTCCCGACGGCGTGATCGCCGCGGTGACGGTCGCCGATGCCGCCGAAACGCTCCGGAACTTTCCCGACCTCGGCGTGGTCGCGTTCGAGGGAACCGACGCGGAGGCCGTCCCGCTGCGCCGGGCGCTGGCGGAGCGGGATGGCCGCCGCGTGCCGCTGGCGACGCTCGCGGAAGGGGTCGAGCGCTTCGCGACCGAATGGGTCGTCAGCATCGACACCACCGCGTCCGGCGGCAACGCCTCCCTGCTGACGCTGGGCGACGGCTGA
- a CDS encoding SDR family oxidoreductase → MRVRLKPVEDQVIVITGASSGIGLATARMAGRRGARLVLAARDGNALREIETDIRREGGQAVFVEADVADEDAMMAVAETALREFGGFDTWVNNAGTSIYGKVEDTPMADQRRLFETNYWGTVIGSRIAMTGLRHRGGALVNVGSVLSDRAVPLQATYCATKHAVKGFTNALRMELEADDAPVSVTLIKPAAIDTQLEEHARSLTGAEPLNPPPVYAPETVAEAILHAAEHPVRELTIGSAGKLISLSEALAPRLTDRVMEAVAPGWQRSGGPLRRRTDNLYGPAGHDGDERAGRHSLVRERSYYTTAAMHPVAAAALVAGVAVLGALMVGGGRQIRHRDMGYD, encoded by the coding sequence ATGCGCGTACGACTGAAACCCGTGGAAGACCAGGTCATCGTCATCACAGGCGCCAGCAGCGGCATCGGGCTGGCGACCGCCCGGATGGCCGGCCGGCGCGGCGCGCGGCTGGTCCTGGCGGCACGCGACGGGAACGCGCTGCGCGAGATCGAGACCGATATCCGCCGCGAGGGCGGCCAGGCGGTCTTCGTGGAGGCCGACGTCGCCGACGAGGACGCCATGATGGCCGTGGCCGAGACGGCGCTCCGCGAGTTCGGCGGCTTCGACACCTGGGTCAACAATGCCGGCACCTCGATCTACGGCAAGGTCGAGGACACCCCGATGGCGGACCAGCGGCGGCTGTTCGAGACCAACTACTGGGGCACGGTGATCGGCTCGCGCATCGCCATGACCGGCCTGCGCCACCGGGGCGGCGCGCTGGTCAACGTGGGCAGCGTGCTGTCGGACCGGGCGGTGCCGCTCCAGGCGACCTATTGCGCGACCAAGCATGCGGTCAAGGGCTTCACCAACGCGCTGCGCATGGAGTTGGAGGCCGACGACGCCCCGGTCTCGGTCACCCTGATCAAGCCGGCGGCAATCGATACCCAGCTGGAGGAGCACGCCAGGAGCCTGACGGGCGCGGAGCCGCTCAACCCTCCCCCGGTCTACGCGCCGGAGACGGTTGCCGAAGCGATCCTTCATGCGGCCGAACATCCCGTGCGCGAGCTGACCATCGGCAGCGCCGGCAAGCTGATCTCCCTGTCGGAAGCCCTGGCGCCGCGCCTGACCGATAGGGTCATGGAAGCGGTGGCGCCGGGCTGGCAGCGGAGCGGCGGCCCGCTTCGCCGCCGGACCGACAACCTCTACGGCCCGGCGGGACATGACGGCGACGAACGCGCCGGCCGGCACAGCTTGGTCCGGGAGCGGAGCTACTACACCACGGCCGCCATGCACCCCGTGGCGGCGGCCGCCCTGGTCGCCGGCGTCGCGGTGCTGGGTGCCCTTATGGTCGGGGGCGGGCGCCAGATCCGCCACCGGGACATGGGATACGACTGA
- a CDS encoding c-type cytochrome — MRLLARKLPVLMLALAGALAAGQATAQTKPVPDSHPFRQCAGCHSLDTSANAFGPTLIGVYGRQAGSVPRFAYSEAVQKSGVVWNDETLRKWIAGNDTFIPGTRMRHVAITDKAQQDELIEFLKALK; from the coding sequence ATGAGACTGCTGGCCCGAAAACTGCCGGTATTGATGCTGGCCCTCGCAGGCGCCCTCGCCGCAGGCCAGGCGACGGCGCAGACCAAGCCCGTCCCGGACAGCCATCCGTTCCGCCAATGCGCCGGCTGCCATTCGCTGGACACTTCCGCCAACGCCTTCGGCCCGACGCTGATCGGCGTCTATGGCCGCCAGGCGGGCTCGGTGCCGCGCTTCGCCTATTCCGAGGCGGTGCAGAAGTCCGGCGTGGTCTGGAACGACGAGACGCTCCGCAAATGGATCGCGGGCAACGACACCTTCATTCCCGGCACCCGCATGCGCCATGTCGCCATCACCGACAAGGCGCAGCAGGACGAGCTGATCGAGTTCCTGAAGGCCCTGAAGTAA
- a CDS encoding 4a-hydroxytetrahydrobiopterin dehydratase, with translation MVEKLVGARRQSALAELHGWSEVEDRDAIRKTYHFPDFATAWGFMTRVALKAEKMDHHPEWFNVYNRVEVILATHEVEGLSERDVELAHHMDGIALEHDR, from the coding sequence ATGGTCGAGAAACTGGTCGGCGCCAGACGTCAATCGGCGCTCGCGGAGCTTCACGGCTGGTCGGAGGTGGAGGACCGCGACGCGATCCGCAAGACCTATCATTTCCCCGATTTCGCGACCGCCTGGGGCTTCATGACCCGGGTCGCCCTCAAGGCGGAAAAGATGGACCACCACCCGGAATGGTTCAACGTCTACAACCGGGTCGAGGTGATCCTGGCCACCCACGAGGTGGAGGGCCTGTCCGAGCGCGACGTGGAGCTGGCCCACCACATGGACGGCATCGCGCTTGAGCACGATCGCTGA
- a CDS encoding metallopeptidase family protein — protein MSRQINAPTIADIEALADEALRTIPPELLRFVGNVVIHVEDFPDEETEREMELDSPFDLLGLYRGVDLAHKSVTATPSDLDMIYLYRRPLLDYWCETGEDLAHLVRHVLIHEIGHHFGFSDDDMDEIEASVPD, from the coding sequence ATGAGCAGACAAATCAATGCCCCAACCATCGCCGACATCGAGGCGCTGGCCGACGAGGCGCTCCGGACCATCCCGCCCGAACTGCTGCGCTTCGTCGGCAACGTGGTGATCCATGTGGAGGATTTCCCCGACGAGGAGACCGAGCGGGAGATGGAGCTGGACTCGCCCTTCGACCTGCTCGGCCTCTACCGGGGAGTCGATCTGGCGCACAAGAGCGTCACCGCCACGCCGAGCGACCTGGACATGATCTATCTCTACCGCAGGCCGCTGCTGGACTACTGGTGCGAGACCGGCGAGGATCTGGCCCATCTGGTCCGCCATGTCCTGATCCACGAGATCGGCCACCATTTCGGCTTCTCCGACGACGACATGGACGAGATCGAGGCGAGCGTTCCCGACTGA